One Thunnus thynnus chromosome 21, fThuThy2.1, whole genome shotgun sequence DNA segment encodes these proteins:
- the pex2 gene encoding peroxisome biogenesis factor 2, translated as MDLESEDNHKKIVGGSGSETGVDPLTPVLRISQLDALELDSALEQLVWTQFSQCFQNCRPGLLTPVEPELRALLQLLLWRFTLYSSSTTVGQSLLSLRYHNTLSSSPHYKPLSRRQKLSLALLTAGPHWLQERSHSLLLCLGLSSGGPVSQIDSGFLQKGLRNCLTLVSSIAQLASLVNFLVFLRKGHHPVLAERIVGARVVFSKPNVIRDITYQYMNRELLWHGFAEFLIFLLPLINTRKLKSTVCSILLGGESAGGDGGRDGQGVWKECGLCGEWPTMPHMVGCQHVFCYYCIKSHSIANAYITCPKCGAEAGQLEPVKMEVEMVGRS; from the coding sequence ATTTGGAAAGTGAGGACAACCACAAAAAGATTGTTGGAGGTTCTGGTTCAGAAACTGGTGTCGACCCACTGACCCCAGTATTGCGCATTAGCCAGCTGGATGCCCTTGAGCTAGACTCAGCCCTCGAGCAGCTGGTATGGACCCAGTTCTCCCAGTGCTTCCAGAACTGCCGCCCGGGCTTGCTCACCCCGGTGGAGCCAGAACTGAGGGCTCTGCTCCAACTGCTCCTGTGGAGGTTTACACTGTATTCCAGCAGCACCACAGTGGGCCAGTCTTTACTGAGCCTGCGTTACCACAACACCCTTTCCTCATCGCCCCATTACAAACCTCTGTCCCGCAGGCAGAAATTGAGTCTAGCTCTGCTCACAGCAGGTCCCCATTGGCTTCAGGAGCGTTCCCACAGTCTGCTGCTTTGCTTAGGTTTGAGTTCGGGAGGTCCTGTGTCTCAAATTGATAGTGGGTTTCTCCAAAAGGGTCTCCGCAATTGTCTGACACTGGTTTCTAGTATCGCCCAGCTCGCAAGCCTCGTCAACTTCCTCGTGTTCCTCAGGAAAGGTCATCACCCTGTCCTGGCTGAAAGGATCGTGGGAGCTCGGGTGGTTTTCAGCAAGCCCAATGTGATCCGGGACATAACCTACCAGTACATGAACCGCGAGCTGCTGTGGCACGGCTTTGCTGAGTTCCTCATCTTCCTGTTACCACTGATCAATACGAGGAAACTGAAGTCAACGGTGTGTTCGATTCTGCTTGGGGGAGAAAGTGCAGGTGGGGATGGCGGGAGGGATGGGCAAGGGGTGTGGAAAGAGTGCGGGCTGTGTGGAGAGTGGCCAACCATGCCTCATATGGTGGGCTGCCAGCATGTTTTCTGCTACTACTGTATCAAAAGTCACAGCATTGCAAACGCTTACATCACCTGTCCCAAGTGTGGCGCAGAGGCGGGGCAGCTGGAGCCGGTCAAGATGGAGGTCGAGATGGTCGGCAGGTCATGA